The DNA sequence CCTGCGCGCGAGGAACGTCTTTCCCGTGCCCGGCGGGCCGTACAGGATGATCTGCTTGTTCTCCCACAGCAGGTCCGCGATGCGCTGCAGGTGCTCGAGGTCGATGAACGTCTCCTCGGCGAGTTCTTGAACGAGCGCGGGGAAGGCCAGTTCCGACGGCTGAGCGTCGCCTCTTTCCTTCTCGTCGCGATCGATGCCCAGCGCGTTGAGGAGCGCCTCGATCGCGTCGATGTCCTCGGTGAGCTCCACGACGTCGGCCTGGTTGTGCAGCCTGGCTGGCAGCGGTCGTGGCAGCTTGGCAAACGGCACCGGGCGGGTTTCGTTCAGCCACTCCGCCGTACGCCGCAGGTTGGATCGCTGGTCTGAAGAGCACACATAGCGGGCGTCGCCGGTGATGCGGCCCACATACGCCTTGCCGTTCGTGGTGGTGAGCACGTAGTCGCCCGGCCGCATGCGATTGCAGAAGGCGTCGAATTCCGCAAGCTTCGCCTCGCGCACCGCGTACGTCTTGTGCTGATATCCCTCGTCAACCGCCTGCTTGAGCTGCTCGCGGTCGATCGGCAGCGTGATCTCCCTGAGGTTGGCGGCGGCGAGAGAGACCGAGTTCTTACGCAGCCAAACCGGCACTAAGTCCCGTCCGTCCACCGACGAACCGCGCACCAGCCACGCCCGCCGGACCGAGGGCATCTCCACCACATCGGCGAGCATCTCTCGAAAGTCCTCGGTGGTCAGCCGCTGGGCGGGATTCGCCCGGCCCTCCGGGTCGAACGTAATCCCCTCCTGCTTCAAGACTTCACGCGGATCGTCGGTGCGGCCGGGTTCTGGCCACTGGAAATCGCGCGGGACAGTCCCGTCATTTAAGAGCACCCGATGCATTGACGGGAATTTGTTCTGCCGGAGGAATCCCCAAACCGAGTTCCACGATGACTCCGCCAGTTTGGCCAGGTCGCCGTGACCGGTCCAGGTGCCCGCCTCCAGGTGGGCCATCGCCTCGGCCACCAGCATCCACCGAGGATCTTTGTGCCTCTTACGTATCTCGTTCCGCCGCTTGGCCCGGTATTGGCGCCTGAGTTCCTGCGAGAGCTCGACACTGTCGTGCTCCTCGAGCGCCTGCAGACCTGCCTCGGTGATCGCCCAACCGTTCCTCCTGGTGACCCATCCCAACGCCGCGGCCTGCATCACCTTCCAACCAAGCCGGGTTTGCCAGCGCCGACGTTCGTCGCCGGTTATCGCCAGGTACTCGGGGGCCGTTTTCACCCGCTGCTCGACCCTATCCATGGTCTGCTGGCGGGTCAACGGCCCATCCGCGTCGCGTAAGACCTCCAGTGTCGTGCGCAGCAGCAGACTGATGGGTTCGGAAGCCATGGGCAGCTCCTACTCTGCAGCCGGACGAGCCGGATGGCGGGGACCATGACCAGGAGCGGGGTCGAGCACCGTTCGGTAGCGCGTCCCATTGGCGATCGCTTCGCTCATGGTGTCGTAGATCTTCAGGATCGCCTTCTTTGTGCTCGCGAACAATGCGGGAGTGACGTTCTTGAATGCGCGGAAGGTTTCCATGATGTAGTCAACGTCATCACGGGACACCCCGTAGAGGTGAAAGTAGGCCGCGTCCAACTCCGCGCGCAGCCAGAAGCGCCGCTCCTCGTCCCAGCGGAATGGTGGACCGTTGTCACCATGATCGCGAGCGAATGCTTCCAGCCCATAGGACGTATAGGTCAGCTCCAGCACTCGGCTCCGCACCCAACTTCCGATCTGCTCTTCCGGGTCCCACTCACAACACCGGTCATACGCACTCGGGGGCAGCACAGGGAGTTGAGTTAGGTAATTGTAGGTAATGTGGGTTCCGGCCATTTTCTGACGGACCACGAAGTCGAGGACAAATGAACACAAATTGGCGTAAAGACCGGAAACATCCTTGACTGAGGGAAGAATCAGAGGGCCAGTGTGACCTATACCAGCGAGTGGCATCACCCAACTAATCAAGGTACGCATATCTGAGCTGCGACTAATGTCGCGCCAGCCAAGGAGCCAGCCTCGCTCCCACCTCACTGCGCGACGTCTGCCACGCTCTCCTTCTGGCGGGCACAGCCGCTCCAGGACATCATCTTCGGACACCCAGTATCGCGGGATCACCACATAGTCAGGATCGTCTTTCTGCTCGGGAGTAGGGCGAGGAAGGATGCCAACATTGGCCTGCGCCTGTGTCTGCCCCTCGTAAGTACCGAACCGGTCGTCGAAGTGGTGAAGCATTTTCGCCTCATAGAGAGGCAGAAGGCGCTTGCCGTCGCGGAAGAGAACGTTATCTTTAAGCTCCCAACCCTCCTCGAGCATGCTCGTCAGCGTCTCGCCGACGGACGCATCAGGATAGAACAGGCCCGAGTCGTTGGACATGTGAAACATGGCCAGGAAGGTAAGCCCCCAAGGGTTACTTTCCTCAACGCCAGCAGAGGCCTCTCGCCAGAGCACCGGAACCCGCCGGTGTATACCGACCGTGATTTCAGCGTTTCTTTTGTAATCGAAGACCGGGCAAGTCCCAGTGTTGGGATTTATGCGCTTGATATCTTCTGGTGTCAGCGAAAACTTGCGCTCAGGGATCTGGGTGACCTGCCGGAGCCGGAAGGCGAGATCGATTCGCTCCTGTGGAGCATTGCGGCCTGAGGCACTCCAGAGACAGAACCGAACCCGATGATCCACGTCGGGAAATATTTTTTCTTCATTTTCGAAGTCATAGATCGAGACCAGGGTATTGGTCTCAACCATGTCCTTGAAGAAGAACTGAGTGGTTGCGTCCGTGGCAATCCCTGTAGGGAGCACCATCCCTACTCGCCCATTGGAGGCAAGGATGGTCCTACCTGTCTCCGCGAAGACGGCGTACGTGTTGATGTCGCCCCGGCCGGTCAGCGGGTAGCGACCGGAATCTCGCAGCAGGAGCGTCGTACCGTCTGCATGGCGCAGGGCCGCCTTAAATTCGGCATACAGCCGCCGATCCGCCTCTTCCTCGCTGTCCTTTAGCCCTTCGATAGCCAATTTCCGAGCAGCAGCATTCTTCGCATTCGCTATTTCCTCGTTACGAGTGGCAAAGTACTCTTTTTCTTGAATTTTCACCCGTTCCCACGGAGGATTTCCGATCACACAGGTAAATCCACCCGACCAGCCCGTCAACGGATTCACATCGCCTTGCTCGGAAACTCGGAACACATGCGGGAACTCCACATGCCAGTGGAAAAAACGATATTCGCGACTCAGCGCATCGACCCGCGCCACGATTTCCTGTCGCCGCTCATCGAATCCGTCACCGCCGATCCAGGACAACGTCTCATCCTTGATGGTATTCATTCGCGTCTTCAGGGTGAGTTCCTGAACGAACGCGGCACACCAGGAATCGGCCACGCGTTTTGCCGACTTCCGTTGTGCATCGATCTCGCGCAGCCTACGGCGCTGTACCGTCAGGTCACTCATACGAGCCGGCAGCGTGGAAACGAGTTTTTGGGTGTGCGATGCGATGCGCACGTTCGACTCGTGAATCGGCTCGTCACCGAACAGGGTTTCCTGGCGAATTCCCTTAGCGGCTCGATCCCTCTCTGCTTCGTTCTCCTTCGCGACGGCCGCCGCGACCTCCTTGTCATCACCCTCGATTGGCTTGTACGCCGCCTTTGGAATTCCCCGTTTGATGAGCGCCGGAGTCGCACCGAGCAGGCTGTTGCCGACGCGAATGTTCGCATCAAGGAAGGCGAGTGGCCGACCGGGTTCCACTGACTCCAACCAAAGCTGCACCTTGGCCAGCTCCGCGGACATCTCGTTGATGTCCACGCCGTAGATGCAGCGCGAGACGACCTCACGCATGGCATGCCGTACCAGATCGGGGGACGGTTCGTCCTCCCCCGAGCGGATTTGCGCGATACGGCGCGCGATACGGCGTGCCGCCGCGACAAGGAAGTGCCCGGAGCCACAGGCAGGGTCGCAGACAGTGACGTTCAGCAGTGCCTCGACCTTCGCCTCGTCGGTGTCCGCGTCACGGAGCACGTCGTCAAGCACGGGGTCGAGCGTGGTGTCGAGCAACGCCTCGGTGAGGGACGGGGGCGTGTAGTAGGAGCCGGACTTCTTGCGCTCGTTCCCGGGCGCCTCGCCTAGGGAGAACGTACGTTCGGTTGTGTCGACGTCGGGGTGGTACTCGAGCAGGCCCTCGTAGACGCTGCCGAGCTCCTCGGTGTCCAACTCGCGGAAGTTGACCGTCCGCCGATGAAAACCCGTCTCGACGACGGTCAGGTGGCGTACCGCCTCGAGCAGGTAGTGGTTCGCGATCTGCATGCCCTCGAGCGGGGCGTCGAGCTCGTCCGGCAGGGACGGGTTCAGCGGGGTTCCGTCGGGTAGCTCGGTGATGCGCTCGAAAAGCCCTCCGATGCCTGGGATGGCGAGGTCCGGCAGTCCTTCCTCAGTACCGAGCGCCGTGAAGATCAGCTGGACGGCCTGCCACAGGTCGTCGTGGTGGTCGACACCGCCGCGAAGCGCCCGCTCTCGCAGTCGCTGTGCCGAGAAGTAGGCGGCGTACCGCTCGCGCGCCGTCAGCACGCGGCGGTCCAGCCGGTCGCCGACCTTGGCCGGCTCCAGCAGCACGTCACGATCCTCGGCGACGAACCAGAACAGCAACCGGTAGACCGTCCGCAGGATGGCCCGGTTGAAGTCCTCCTTACTCAGCTTGCAGAGCTTGTCGAGGCTGCCGCCGTACAGGGCGAGCTTCTCCGGTGTGTCGTACATAGGGAGCTTCGCCAGCTCCTCCGGTGTTGCGGTCCCGGCGAGGCGGCGGCGCAGCAGGTCGTTCGCCGGGTGGCGGAGGAATCCGGTACCGAGGGTCTCGATGGCCCGCCGTACGCCCAAGCGCATGCGGGACCGGGCGCGCTCCCCGATCCGTACCGCGTCGTTCCGCCACCGCTCCAGCAGGCAGTCAGCGACGGTCTTCCCTTCCGGCACGGCGAACCGGGTGGCGTGCACCAGCCGGTACAGCAGCAGGAAATCGGGGAACAGACGCTCGGAGAAGATCAGCTCGAGGTCGAACTCGACGTACGCCGAGCCTGCGAGCGCCCGCGAGTCTCGCAAGAGCCGCAGACGCGCACCGTTGGAGAGGATGCCCCACAGATGGTCATCGCTGCGGTTCAGCATCTCCTGCAGCATCGATTGCGGGGCCTTGTGCGCCGCCCCGGCGATGCCCTTAGTACGGCGGTCGAGCTCGACCCCCCAGCCGACCAGGTGGATCGGCACGTGCTCCCACCGGTGACTCACCGGGTACTGGGTGCCCTCGATCGTGAACCCACCTCCGCTGGGCTGCAGCACCCCGAAGCCCAGCGAACGGAACA is a window from the Thermopolyspora flexuosa genome containing:
- a CDS encoding Eco57I restriction-modification methylase domain-containing protein, whose translation is MSRSPFPSLRTAGGLFTADLFTRVLEGPELPGREPEAYGLLPHETVREAAAREFEYLCGAWEAFARERERARQEGRAPRTRERWLLPLFRSLGFGVLQPSGGGFTIEGTQYPVSHRWEHVPIHLVGWGVELDRRTKGIAGAAHKAPQSMLQEMLNRSDDHLWGILSNGARLRLLRDSRALAGSAYVEFDLELIFSERLFPDFLLLYRLVHATRFAVPEGKTVADCLLERWRNDAVRIGERARSRMRLGVRRAIETLGTGFLRHPANDLLRRRLAGTATPEELAKLPMYDTPEKLALYGGSLDKLCKLSKEDFNRAILRTVYRLLFWFVAEDRDVLLEPAKVGDRLDRRVLTARERYAAYFSAQRLRERALRGGVDHHDDLWQAVQLIFTALGTEEGLPDLAIPGIGGLFERITELPDGTPLNPSLPDELDAPLEGMQIANHYLLEAVRHLTVVETGFHRRTVNFRELDTEELGSVYEGLLEYHPDVDTTERTFSLGEAPGNERKKSGSYYTPPSLTEALLDTTLDPVLDDVLRDADTDEAKVEALLNVTVCDPACGSGHFLVAAARRIARRIAQIRSGEDEPSPDLVRHAMREVVSRCIYGVDINEMSAELAKVQLWLESVEPGRPLAFLDANIRVGNSLLGATPALIKRGIPKAAYKPIEGDDKEVAAAVAKENEAERDRAAKGIRQETLFGDEPIHESNVRIASHTQKLVSTLPARMSDLTVQRRRLREIDAQRKSAKRVADSWCAAFVQELTLKTRMNTIKDETLSWIGGDGFDERRQEIVARVDALSREYRFFHWHVEFPHVFRVSEQGDVNPLTGWSGGFTCVIGNPPWERVKIQEKEYFATRNEEIANAKNAAARKLAIEGLKDSEEEADRRLYAEFKAALRHADGTTLLLRDSGRYPLTGRGDINTYAVFAETGRTILASNGRVGMVLPTGIATDATTQFFFKDMVETNTLVSIYDFENEEKIFPDVDHRVRFCLWSASGRNAPQERIDLAFRLRQVTQIPERKFSLTPEDIKRINPNTGTCPVFDYKRNAEITVGIHRRVPVLWREASAGVEESNPWGLTFLAMFHMSNDSGLFYPDASVGETLTSMLEEGWELKDNVLFRDGKRLLPLYEAKMLHHFDDRFGTYEGQTQAQANVGILPRPTPEQKDDPDYVVIPRYWVSEDDVLERLCPPEGERGRRRAVRWERGWLLGWRDISRSSDMRTLISWVMPLAGIGHTGPLILPSVKDVSGLYANLCSFVLDFVVRQKMAGTHITYNYLTQLPVLPPSAYDRCCEWDPEEQIGSWVRSRVLELTYTSYGLEAFARDHGDNGPPFRWDEERRFWLRAELDAAYFHLYGVSRDDVDYIMETFRAFKNVTPALFASTKKAILKIYDTMSEAIANGTRYRTVLDPAPGHGPRHPARPAAE
- a CDS encoding McrB family protein, producing the protein MASEPISLLLRTTLEVLRDADGPLTRQQTMDRVEQRVKTAPEYLAITGDERRRWQTRLGWKVMQAAALGWVTRRNGWAITEAGLQALEEHDSVELSQELRRQYRAKRRNEIRKRHKDPRWMLVAEAMAHLEAGTWTGHGDLAKLAESSWNSVWGFLRQNKFPSMHRVLLNDGTVPRDFQWPEPGRTDDPREVLKQEGITFDPEGRANPAQRLTTEDFREMLADVVEMPSVRRAWLVRGSSVDGRDLVPVWLRKNSVSLAAANLREITLPIDREQLKQAVDEGYQHKTYAVREAKLAEFDAFCNRMRPGDYVLTTTNGKAYVGRITGDARYVCSSDQRSNLRRTAEWLNETRPVPFAKLPRPLPARLHNQADVVELTEDIDAIEALLNALGIDRDEKERGDAQPSELAFPALVQELAEETFIDLEHLQRIADLLWENKQIILYGPPGTGKTFLARRLANRLAEPAAVKLVQFHPSYTYEDFFEGFRPEQGPDGQLTYRLRPGPFRRMVEAAREDKSAPYILIIDEINRANLAKVFGELYFLLEYRDDSIGLLYSPEDDFTLPKNLFIIGTMNTTDRSIALVDAAMRRRFRFVELHPENEPVKGILPRWLEKLRETDPEAVHNLDAPQILDALNARIEDRDLAIGPSYLMKPEIYRRPDGLQTVWETAIEPLLAEYHYGRPGSVLDRYRLSTLRKELAAATGIPA